A section of the Patescibacteria group bacterium genome encodes:
- a CDS encoding PrgI family protein: protein MQQFTVPQFIDVEDKIFGPITVRQFVIILAGSLMLFVIFKFFSLLYLLTVGVFILVNMILFAFFKVAGRPFHFFVLNFIQTLLKASLRVWKNIPSGEVKEEIISQKIETKRIRKRQYTSSRLAELSLIVDTQGKFRHEELKENINLGESLKNKMNEIL from the coding sequence ATGCAACAGTTTACAGTCCCACAATTTATCGATGTAGAAGATAAAATTTTCGGTCCTATAACCGTAAGGCAATTTGTTATTATCCTTGCAGGATCTTTGATGCTGTTTGTTATTTTTAAGTTTTTTAGTTTACTTTATCTATTGACCGTTGGTGTTTTTATTTTAGTAAACATGATTCTTTTTGCCTTTTTTAAAGTAGCTGGTAGACCATTTCATTTTTTTGTTTTAAATTTTATTCAAACTCTTCTGAAAGCAAGCCTTCGAGTTTGGAAAAATATTCCAAGTGGTGAAGTAAAAGAAGAAATAATTAGTCAAAAAATTGAAACAAAAAGAATTAGAAAAAGACAGTATACATCATCTCGTTTGGCCGAACTATCTCTCATAGTTGATACTCAAGGCAAATTTAGGCACGAAGAACTAAAAGAAAATATTAATCTCGGTGAGAGTCTAAAAAACAAAATGAACGAAATATTATAA
- the radA gene encoding DNA repair protein RadA — translation MTKISEIYVCEKCGAQHPKWSGRCLECGSWSSLKKELQDRKTIEKKETEKISPAVVVDFNNLQKEKVVRSEVGISEVDRVFGGGLVSGSLVLFAGEPGIGKSTLLTQISDSLAKKNKATVLYISGEESSNQVKDRFVRLKCDLVDIKFVGDTNLEKIISAIKEIKPSFVVVDSIQTIYSSMIPSESGSVTQIRACTSKFMELSKETGISVILVGHITKDGNVAGPKTLEHMVDVVVYLETDNSQMYRMMRTTKNRFGSTNEIGIFEMKEDGFTEVKNPSSVFINDELETFPGSVVSSLIEGTRSFLVEIQALVSKTMFGYPQRKSSGFDLNRLQVLSAVLSKRTSINLFNQDIILNSVGGIKINDPALDLAVCLSIASSFLDKSLKQKTIILGEVGLGGEVRNVSHIDARLKEAEKLGFEKAIIPDMKTSNKKLLLVRVKNLPEAIKNI, via the coding sequence ATGACTAAAATATCAGAAATATATGTCTGTGAAAAATGTGGCGCCCAACATCCTAAATGGAGTGGGCGTTGTTTAGAGTGTGGATCTTGGAGTAGTCTAAAAAAAGAACTTCAAGACAGAAAAACAATAGAGAAAAAGGAAACTGAAAAAATAAGTCCTGCAGTGGTTGTCGATTTTAATAATTTACAAAAAGAAAAAGTAGTAAGAAGTGAAGTCGGCATATCAGAAGTTGATAGAGTTTTTGGCGGTGGTTTGGTTTCAGGTTCATTAGTACTCTTTGCGGGTGAACCAGGAATTGGAAAATCAACGCTATTAACTCAAATTTCAGACTCCTTGGCGAAGAAAAATAAAGCAACTGTTCTCTATATTAGTGGGGAGGAATCATCAAACCAAGTTAAAGATAGATTTGTTAGATTGAAATGTGATCTAGTTGATATAAAATTTGTTGGTGATACAAATCTTGAGAAAATAATCTCGGCCATAAAAGAAATAAAACCTTCATTTGTAGTAGTTGATTCTATCCAGACTATTTATTCCTCAATGATTCCATCGGAATCGGGGAGTGTGACCCAAATTAGAGCTTGTACATCCAAATTTATGGAACTTTCTAAGGAAACAGGTATTTCAGTTATCTTAGTCGGGCATATTACAAAAGATGGTAATGTTGCTGGTCCAAAAACTTTAGAGCACATGGTTGATGTCGTTGTTTATCTTGAAACTGATAATTCTCAAATGTATAGGATGATGAGGACAACAAAAAACAGATTTGGTTCTACAAACGAGATAGGAATATTTGAAATGAAGGAAGATGGTTTTACTGAAGTTAAAAATCCTTCTTCTGTTTTTATAAATGATGAACTTGAGACATTCCCAGGTTCAGTTGTCAGTTCTCTTATTGAAGGAACACGCTCCTTCTTGGTTGAAATTCAGGCGCTTGTCTCAAAAACAATGTTTGGATATCCTCAAAGAAAGTCATCTGGATTTGACCTGAATCGTCTTCAAGTCCTCTCCGCAGTACTTTCAAAGAGAACTTCAATAAATTTATTCAATCAAGACATTATTCTGAATTCAGTAGGTGGTATCAAAATAAATGACCCAGCTCTTGATTTAGCAGTATGTCTTTCTATTGCCTCATCTTTTCTGGATAAATCTTTAAAACAAAAGACAATAATATTGGGAGAAGTTGGTCTCGGAGGGGAGGTTAGAAACGTTTCGCATATTGACGCCAGACTCAAAGAAGCAGAAAAACTAGGTTTTGAGAAAGCAATAATTCCTGATATGAAAACAAGCAATAAAAAATTATTACTCGTACGTGTTAAAAATTTACCTGAAGCAATTAAAAATATTTAA
- the recG gene encoding ATP-dependent DNA helicase RecG, which produces MDLNTNIKFLNRVGETTAKRLERLGIKTIEDLLYFFPFRYDDYSETKKISDIRLGELVNISGTIEMIQSKKSPRKKISITEALVSDDSESIKVIWFNQAFIGKNLKIGDKVSLSGKVDDDYGSFLMKSPGYEKIGNSDNIHTQGLVPIYHSTSNISQKQIRFLINAIIKYTHLLEDIIPENILSEFNLERLEHAINKIHFPDTKEDIDTAQRRLAFSEMFLVQLRSLILKRTLKDRKANKLNFFEKETKDFVDGLEFQLTDSQRKTSWEIIGDIQNETPMSRLLEGDVGSGKTAVASLALLNCFLNKKQSAFMVPTEILAQQHFQTLSSLFAKQNINIALVTRTKYFLGKEKSTKKILLSKIKKGEVDLIIGTHSLIQADISFKNLSFVVVDEQHRFGVGQRQKILEKSGLPKNFSPHFLSMTATPIPRSLALSIYGDLDISIIDEMPKNRLTIITKIINDKNQGNLYDFIRKEIKKGRQAFVVCPLIDISDKLGLKSVTEEYEKLNKNIFPDLNIEMLHGKLKSDDKKNVMDKFVNKEIDILVSTSVIEVGIDIPNASIILIEEADRFGLSQLHQFRGRVGRGEHQSYCFLSSDNRSDNTRERLEAMEKYNNGFELSKIDLKLRGPGEFYGTIQKGFPELKIATLFDYELIKQTRKKASEILETNPSLDNYPILAKKVADFNKNIHLE; this is translated from the coding sequence GAATAAAGACTATTGAGGATTTGTTATATTTCTTTCCTTTTAGGTATGATGATTATAGTGAAACCAAGAAAATATCTGATATCAGGCTGGGTGAGCTCGTGAACATAAGTGGAACGATAGAAATGATTCAATCTAAAAAAAGCCCAAGGAAAAAAATTAGTATTACTGAAGCTCTTGTTTCTGACGACAGTGAAAGTATAAAGGTAATTTGGTTTAACCAAGCATTTATTGGTAAAAACTTAAAAATTGGCGACAAGGTTTCTCTTTCTGGCAAAGTCGATGATGATTATGGATCATTTTTGATGAAATCTCCTGGCTACGAAAAGATTGGCAATTCAGATAATATTCATACTCAAGGGCTAGTTCCAATTTACCATTCTACATCCAATATTAGCCAAAAACAAATTAGATTTCTGATTAACGCTATTATAAAGTATACTCATCTCTTGGAGGATATTATTCCTGAAAATATATTATCTGAGTTTAATTTAGAAAGACTCGAACACGCAATAAATAAAATTCATTTTCCTGACACAAAAGAAGATATTGATACCGCTCAAAGGAGACTTGCTTTCAGTGAAATGTTTTTGGTCCAGCTTAGATCTCTAATCCTAAAAAGGACTCTCAAGGACAGAAAAGCCAACAAACTTAATTTTTTTGAGAAAGAAACCAAGGATTTTGTTGATGGACTTGAATTTCAACTAACGGATTCTCAACGAAAAACTTCATGGGAGATTATTGGTGATATACAAAATGAAACTCCAATGTCGAGGCTTCTCGAGGGTGATGTTGGAAGCGGGAAAACTGCCGTCGCCTCTCTTGCTCTCCTAAATTGTTTTTTAAATAAAAAACAATCCGCCTTTATGGTCCCAACTGAAATTTTAGCCCAGCAACACTTTCAAACTCTATCTAGCTTATTTGCAAAACAGAATATTAATATTGCGCTTGTTACAAGAACTAAATATTTTTTAGGAAAGGAAAAATCTACAAAAAAAATACTTTTAAGTAAAATCAAAAAGGGTGAAGTTGATTTAATAATTGGCACTCACTCTTTGATACAAGCTGATATAAGTTTCAAAAACCTATCTTTCGTTGTTGTGGATGAACAGCATCGTTTTGGCGTTGGGCAAAGACAAAAGATTCTTGAAAAAAGCGGTCTTCCCAAGAATTTTTCTCCTCATTTTCTGTCCATGACAGCTACTCCTATCCCCCGTTCTCTTGCCCTATCCATCTATGGAGATTTGGATATTTCAATTATTGATGAAATGCCAAAAAATAGATTAACAATTATTACAAAAATAATTAATGACAAGAATCAGGGAAATCTCTATGATTTCATAAGAAAGGAAATAAAAAAAGGAAGACAAGCCTTTGTGGTTTGTCCCTTAATTGATATTTCTGATAAACTCGGGCTTAAGTCTGTCACCGAGGAGTATGAAAAATTGAACAAAAATATTTTCCCTGACCTAAATATTGAAATGCTCCATGGTAAGTTAAAAAGTGATGATAAAAAAAATGTAATGGATAAATTTGTAAATAAAGAAATTGATATTTTGGTTTCAACCTCCGTGATTGAGGTTGGGATAGATATACCGAATGCAAGTATTATATTGATTGAAGAAGCTGATAGGTTTGGGCTATCTCAATTACACCAATTCAGAGGAAGAGTTGGCAGAGGAGAACATCAGTCATATTGTTTTCTTTCCTCAGATAATAGATCAGACAACACACGGGAAAGACTAGAGGCAATGGAGAAATATAACAACGGATTTGAATTATCAAAAATTGATCTTAAACTTCGAGGCCCTGGAGAGTTCTACGGAACAATTCAAAAAGGTTTTCCAGAATTAAAGATAGCCACCCTATTTGATTACGAGCTCATAAAACAAACAAGAAAAAAGGCCTCTGAAATTCTAGAGACCAATCCAAGCCTTGATAATTACCCAATTTTAGCAAAAAAAGTGGCCGATTTTAATAAGAATATTCACTTGGAATAA
- a CDS encoding conjugal transfer protein TraC encodes MVNFKKSNNLDSDKKKVDEYTIRERSLAEVTKEYIEEEKEYRRGSLSIKDLIAPASFQVNPGYLKLGDKYVRTIFVITYPRYISVGWFAPIINLNSTFDVSMFFYPVGSTMVLKQLKNKVGALEAQIISDAEKGAARDPLRETALRDIEALRDALTQGIEKFFQFALYVTIYADTKKELDRMSDEVEDIFGSRLVYSRRVFYQAEQGFNSTMPLGNDELYIAFNMNSSPIASSFPFISSELTSDNGILYGINRHNNSLILFDRFSLQNANTVVFATSGAGKSYAIKLEVLRSLMLGTDVMIIDPEFEYKYLSDAVGGTYINLSLSSENKINPFDLPRSIGGDSKAGDIIRSAVITVKGLIRLMLGDMTHEEDSIIDRALLETYAKKDITADSDLAEIEPPIMQDFQDILEGMEGGGSLALRLKKYTEGTFSGLFNSPTNVEMDNNLVCFSVRDLEDELRPIAIYMVINYIWNVVRSEMKKRILVIDEAWWLMQHEDSAKFIFALVKRCRKYYLGVTTITQDVNDFLTSPYGRAIVTNSSLQLLLKQSTAGIDLVQKTFNLTEGEKYLLLECGLGEGIFFAGSKHAAIKVVASYTEDQLITSDPRQLLQIEDSKKEFDESVADEYDTR; translated from the coding sequence ATGGTTAATTTTAAAAAATCAAATAATCTAGATAGTGATAAGAAAAAAGTAGATGAATATACTATTCGTGAAAGAAGTCTTGCTGAAGTCACAAAAGAGTATATTGAAGAAGAGAAGGAATACAGGCGTGGTTCCCTATCCATAAAAGACCTTATTGCCCCAGCTAGTTTTCAGGTCAACCCTGGATATTTAAAATTGGGTGATAAGTATGTTAGGACTATTTTTGTTATTACATATCCGAGATATATTAGTGTTGGTTGGTTTGCCCCTATCATTAACCTCAACTCTACATTTGATGTTTCGATGTTTTTCTATCCGGTGGGGAGCACTATGGTTTTAAAACAATTAAAAAATAAAGTTGGTGCCCTAGAGGCTCAAATCATTTCAGATGCAGAAAAAGGAGCAGCTCGGGACCCTCTAAGAGAAACCGCTTTGCGTGATATTGAAGCCCTGAGAGATGCCCTTACTCAGGGAATTGAAAAGTTTTTTCAATTTGCTCTTTACGTCACAATCTATGCCGACACAAAAAAAGAGTTAGACAGAATGAGTGATGAGGTTGAAGATATCTTTGGTTCTAGGTTGGTTTATTCTAGGAGAGTTTTTTATCAAGCTGAGCAAGGATTCAATTCTACCATGCCTCTTGGCAATGATGAATTGTATATTGCCTTTAATATGAACTCATCTCCAATCGCTTCTTCATTTCCTTTTATTTCATCAGAATTAACTAGCGACAATGGCATTCTTTACGGAATAAATAGACATAACAATAGTCTAATTTTATTTGATAGATTTAGCTTGCAAAATGCCAATACTGTCGTATTCGCGACTTCCGGTGCTGGTAAAAGTTATGCTATTAAATTAGAGGTTTTGCGTAGTCTAATGCTTGGAACAGATGTTATGATTATTGACCCCGAATTTGAATATAAATATTTGTCTGATGCGGTTGGTGGAACCTATATTAACTTATCACTCTCATCAGAAAATAAAATTAATCCTTTTGATTTGCCAAGGTCTATCGGGGGTGATTCAAAAGCAGGAGACATTATTAGAAGTGCTGTTATTACAGTTAAAGGTCTTATTAGACTTATGCTTGGTGATATGACGCATGAAGAGGATTCTATCATTGATAGAGCTCTTCTTGAAACATATGCCAAAAAAGATATTACAGCCGATAGTGATTTGGCAGAAATTGAGCCACCTATTATGCAGGATTTTCAAGATATTTTGGAAGGAATGGAAGGTGGGGGAAGTTTAGCACTTCGACTAAAGAAATATACAGAAGGAACATTTTCAGGCCTTTTTAATAGTCCAACCAATGTAGAAATGGATAATAATCTAGTTTGTTTTTCTGTACGTGACTTAGAGGATGAATTGAGGCCAATAGCTATTTATATGGTTATTAACTATATTTGGAATGTTGTTAGATCGGAAATGAAAAAGAGAATTCTCGTTATCGATGAAGCCTGGTGGTTAATGCAACACGAAGATAGTGCCAAATTTATTTTTGCACTTGTGAAAAGATGTCGTAAATATTATCTCGGGGTTACCACAATTACACAGGATGTAAATGACTTTTTGACATCACCTTACGGCCGAGCTATCGTAACAAATTCATCCCTGCAACTTCTTCTAAAACAGTCTACGGCTGGCATTGATTTGGTCCAAAAGACTTTCAACCTAACAGAAGGTGAAAAATATTTACTTTTAGAATGTGGCTTAGGTGAGGGAATCTTTTTCGCTGGCTCCAAACACGCTGCAATTAAGGTCGTGGCCTCCTACACAGAAGATCAACTAATAACCTCAGATCCAAGGCAACTTTTGCAGATAGAAGACTCTAAAAAGGAGTTTGATGAGTCCGTGGCTGACGAATATGATACAAGATAG
- a CDS encoding thioredoxin domain-containing protein produces the protein MQKENIKISSFVFITFSLSAFAVVSFLYLFLSSRIHYTQADKKVYAIEEVYYNENINYDDPYLTKASGFKNSINGPIISNFDPYLGDFDAPVKIIVYSDFTCRYCLEQEQIIKNVLKKYSGSVRYIWKDYPESNIDSLSFKASLSARCAQNQDKFWEFHDSLFANNTGLNEEGIFKIANRLDLDIDSFKTCFNEKKALPLILSNIEEANAIGIIGVPNVYINDKEFIGSVSEEEFSMIIENELKDD, from the coding sequence ATGCAAAAAGAAAATATTAAAATATCATCATTTGTTTTTATTACATTCTCACTGTCTGCTTTTGCAGTGGTTAGTTTCTTGTACTTGTTTTTAAGTTCTAGAATACATTACACTCAAGCAGACAAAAAAGTATATGCTATAGAGGAAGTATATTATAACGAAAATATTAACTACGATGACCCATACTTAACAAAAGCAAGCGGATTCAAAAATTCGATTAATGGTCCTATAATTTCAAATTTCGATCCATATCTTGGTGACTTTGATGCTCCAGTGAAAATAATTGTATATTCAGATTTTACTTGTCGTTATTGTCTCGAACAAGAGCAAATTATAAAAAATGTTTTAAAAAAATATAGTGGTAGTGTAAGATATATTTGGAAAGATTATCCAGAATCAAATATTGATTCTCTTTCTTTCAAGGCATCTCTCTCTGCTAGGTGTGCCCAAAACCAAGACAAATTTTGGGAGTTTCATGATAGTCTTTTTGCAAACAACACTGGTCTAAATGAAGAGGGGATATTTAAGATTGCAAACAGACTAGACCTGGACATAGATAGTTTTAAAACATGTTTCAATGAAAAAAAGGCACTCCCTTTAATCTTAAGTAACATAGAGGAAGCGAATGCTATTGGAATTATTGGAGTCCCTAACGTTTACATAAATGATAAAGAATTCATTGGAAGTGTTAGTGAGGAAGAATTCTCTATGATTATAGAAAATGAACTAAAAGATGACTAA